Sequence from the uncultured Flavobacterium sp. genome:
TATAATTGAACTACTTCTTTTCCATCAACTTTTCCTGTGTTTTTAACATCTACAGAAACTGAAATTGTTTCGTTTTGTGCGTATGAAGTTTTATCAGATTTTGCATTATCAAAAGCAAAAGTCGTATATGATAATCCGTATCCGAAAGGATATAATGGTGCAATATTTTTAGTGTCAAACCAACGATATCCAATCAAAATTCCTTCGGCGTAGTTTACTGTTTTTCCTCCAGGGAAACTGTTTGTTGCATGCGCAGGAGAATCCATAATGTTTTTTGGCATTGTCCAAGGTAATTTTCCTGACGGATTTACTTTTCCAAGGATTACATCGGCTAAAGCATTTCCTCCTTCTGAACCATTAAACCAACTCCACACTAATGCCGAAGTTTTTTTACTTACTGCATCAATATCAAAAGGCGCTCCGGCAATCATAACTACAATTGTTCTTGGATTTACGGCCAATACTTTCTGAATTAATTCTTCCTGACCAAATGGTAATTTTAAGTTTCTTCTGTCTGAAGCTTCTGTTTCATAATCACGATTTGAACCCGCAAAAATGATCGCAACATCAGATTTTTTAGCTGCTTCTACGGCTTCTAATACTTTTGCAGGATCTAATTGATCGATTGTTACCGGACCATTTAAAGTTATATCTCCTAATTTTCCTTTGTTTTTAACATCGTAACGCTCTAAATATCCTTCGGCGTAATTGATTTTTATCGATGATGGCAATCTGTTTTTTAAACCTTCAAGTGGCGTAACTTCTCTTTTTGTTTTTACACCTGCACCAAATCCGCCAAGAGCATTTTTCTTCGTTGCATTATTTCCAATTACAGCAATAGATTTTACTCCGTCTAGTTTTAATGGCAATGCATTGTTTTCATTTTTCAGTAAAACGATGTCTTCAGTTGCAATTTTATAAGCGTCCTGATAATGTGCTTCTGTCGAAATACTTCCTTTTACTCGGTCTTTGCTTTGGCTTCCCATTGCTTTTACCTGAAATAAAGTGCGTAAAATTCTTTTTACATGTTTGTCTAATTCTGCTTCTGAAATTTCTTTGTTTTTGGCAGCAACAATTAATTTATCGGCAAGAAAAAATTCGTTGAATGGTTTTGGAGTTCCCATTTCGATATCCAAACCACTTTCCAGAGATTTTACTGTAGAATGAACCGCAGCCCAATCTGAAACTACAACGCCTTTAAATCCCCATTCGTCACGAAGAATTTTATTTAGCATATAATCGTTTTCACATAAATATTCACCTCTGAACTTATTGTAAGCGCCCATTACTGCATATGCATGCGCTTCTTTTATCGAAGCTTCGAATGCCGGTAAATAAATTTCACGAAGTGTACGTTCGTCAATTTGAACGTCTACAAAATCACGATTTGTTTCCTGATTATTAGCGGCAAAATGTTTTACGCAAGCCATAACATCATTGTCTTGTAATCCAACAATTAACGGCACTGCAATTTTTTTATTCAAAAACGGGTCTTCAGACATGTATTCATAAGTACGTCCGCCAAGTGGAGTTCTCACCATATTAATTGCCGGCGAAAGCAACATATCTTTGTCACGCGCACGTAATTCTTGTCCAACACTATTTCCAAAAGTATAGGCCATTTCAGCATTCCAGGTTGCCGCCAAACCTCCGCCTGCCGGATAATACGTTGCAAAATCATTTGTTAATCCTGCCGGAGCCCAATTGTCACGCGAAATTTCCTCACGAACTCCTAACGGTCCGTCGGCCATTTTTAATTCAGGAATTCCTAAACGTTTTACGCCGCCGGAAGTAAACATACTATTACCGTGCAACATTCCAATTTTCTCTTCCAATGTCATTTGAGAAACCAACTTGTCGATTTCTGCGTCGTATTCTGAACCTATTTCTTTTCCTTGATATTCTTTCTGAACTGAATTTTCAGCATCAGAAACTGTACTTTGAGCGTCTTTTTTACAAGAAGTAAACGCTGCAAAAGCCAATGCTACTGAGAGGTATATAATTTTGTTTTTCATGCTTAATAAATTTATTTTTAGTTTTTGATAGTTCTTTTTAGAGGTTTATTGTTTTACAAAATTGAATAAGACTACATCATTTTCATTGATTTTATAGTCTTTGCTAAAAGTTCCGTTTCCGTTAATGGTTACTTTTTCTGTAGCAATCAAGGTTCCGTTATTTTTTTCTTTTATCTTATTTACTTGTTCGCGCGTTAACTGACTTGGTTTTCCCAAAGCTAAATAATCGGCGTAAGCATCATTAACTTTATAACCAACTTTGTAGATTTCTAACTTATAATTTCCTTTTTGTAAAGCTTGAAGTTCAATTTTTACAGTTCCTTTTGGTTTCGAAGGTAAATCTTGAATATAATAGCTTTGATTATTTACAGAATCTCCGGGATGTGTATTCGTAAAATCCCAAAATAACAACTGCACATTTCCTTTTGAATTTTTAGTTGCCCACGAAGAAGTGTCTTTATTTTGAAGTTCTGTTTCTCCCAATTTATTCAAAAAAGAATACGAGAAATACGCCGGTTTTTTAATTCCTTGTGTATTCAATAATCCAAAACCTCCATGAAAAGGGGTAAATCTTGGACCTGCTTCTTCAAAAATATCGGTGAAAACCCAATATGACATGGAGTTTGCGGCGTTGCCAACTTGTTTTAATTTTTGAAGAATATATGCTGCAGAATGATAACTATCGTGAACAGGATCTGCGGGCGTATATGATGTACTCCATTCGGTATAATGCAATTCAAGATTTGGCTTAGCCGAATTTAAAATTTGTTTACGGGAATTTATAACATCGCCGCTAATACTCGATTCTTCTTTATTGAGAACGGTTCCCGAAGTTCCAAATTCATCCAGAAATCCTTGTTTTACTCCGTAAGTATGTGTCGAAATAAA
This genomic interval carries:
- a CDS encoding glycoside hydrolase family 3 C-terminal domain-containing protein, with translation MKNKIIYLSVALAFAAFTSCKKDAQSTVSDAENSVQKEYQGKEIGSEYDAEIDKLVSQMTLEEKIGMLHGNSMFTSGGVKRLGIPELKMADGPLGVREEISRDNWAPAGLTNDFATYYPAGGGLAATWNAEMAYTFGNSVGQELRARDKDMLLSPAINMVRTPLGGRTYEYMSEDPFLNKKIAVPLIVGLQDNDVMACVKHFAANNQETNRDFVDVQIDERTLREIYLPAFEASIKEAHAYAVMGAYNKFRGEYLCENDYMLNKILRDEWGFKGVVVSDWAAVHSTVKSLESGLDIEMGTPKPFNEFFLADKLIVAAKNKEISEAELDKHVKRILRTLFQVKAMGSQSKDRVKGSISTEAHYQDAYKIATEDIVLLKNENNALPLKLDGVKSIAVIGNNATKKNALGGFGAGVKTKREVTPLEGLKNRLPSSIKINYAEGYLERYDVKNKGKLGDITLNGPVTIDQLDPAKVLEAVEAAKKSDVAIIFAGSNRDYETEASDRRNLKLPFGQEELIQKVLAVNPRTIVVMIAGAPFDIDAVSKKTSALVWSWFNGSEGGNALADVILGKVNPSGKLPWTMPKNIMDSPAHATNSFPGGKTVNYAEGILIGYRWFDTKNIAPLYPFGYGLSYTTFAFDNAKSDKTSYAQNETISVSVDVKNTGKVDGKEVVQLYTSKSDSKITRAAQELKGFQKTLVKAGSSNTVTIKIPVKELAYYDVTAKKWTIEPGKYTLKLGNSSRDIKKEISVTIK
- a CDS encoding glycoside hydrolase → MKRNLILLFILLSLINVKLFGQNTNAENRIIKVDFKKTSGALNTMFKECVGAGRANEGLRADWQQQLAMTKKECDFKYIRIHGLLSDDMAVYREDSKGNPEYNYQYIDALYDFLISIKMKPFVELGFMPSALASGNQTIFWWKGNVTPPKDYKKWEDLVRNLTQHFTERYGAEEVKTWYFEVWNEPNLSPGFWTGSQQEYFKLYEYAARGIKSVNPAYKVGGPATAGAAWVPETIDFCAKNNVPLDFISTHTYGVKQGFLDEFGTSGTVLNKEESSISGDVINSRKQILNSAKPNLELHYTEWSTSYTPADPVHDSYHSAAYILQKLKQVGNAANSMSYWVFTDIFEEAGPRFTPFHGGFGLLNTQGIKKPAYFSYSFLNKLGETELQNKDTSSWATKNSKGNVQLLFWDFTNTHPGDSVNNQSYYIQDLPSKPKGTVKIELQALQKGNYKLEIYKVGYKVNDAYADYLALGKPSQLTREQVNKIKEKNNGTLIATEKVTINGNGTFSKDYKINENDVVLFNFVKQ